In Thiomonas arsenitoxydans, the genomic stretch CATTTTCCTTCGGCTACGCTAAAGCGAACGGTCGTTCTTTTTTTGACCCGCCCGCCTGCAGGCCAGCAGGCATACAACAATGTTTGAGGAGATGTTCATGCGGAATCGTGTCTGGATTGCGCTGGCCCTGGCCAGTGCCTTGGGCTTGGCAGGTTGCGGCGGTGGCGGCGGAAATCCATCCGCGCCGACGCTGGCTTCCGTGGCCAGTGTGAATGCGGCCAGCATGGCGCCGAGCACGGCGCCCACCGGGGGCTTCAAACAGGTTGTGGCATTTGGCGACAGCTTGTCGGACGACGGGGCCTACACCCTGGCAGCGGTCAGCACCTACGGGGCAACTGTGCAGTTCAAGGGGCTGCCCTATCCTGCGGGCGGTCAGTTCACCGTCAATGGAGATGCAACTGGGAACTGGACCGGTGTTTTAGCCTCCAACCTGAATCTTGGCTTGACACCCAACGTGATTGGTTACGGCACGAAAGCCGGTGTGATGTACCTCGGGGCAGCCGGCCCGACTGCAACCCCGGCGTTCTGCGCATTCAGCGCCCCCGTTTCATCTGGACAAGCTAACTGCACCAATTTTGCACAGGGCGGCTCGATGGTGAGCAACCCCAATGGCATCGGCCACAGCGGCGGCGCACTGACGCTGCCGGTGACGACGCAAGTGCAAAACTACCTCACGCAGTTCGGCGGCAGTTTCAATAGCAATCAGTTGGTGACGGTGCTGGCCGGCAATAACGATGTTTTTACGGCGTTGGGAACGGTGAGTGCCACCGTGACTCAGGCCGTCACACAGGCCGTCACGAGCGCCCTGCAGCAAAACCCCAGCCTGACACAAGCGCAGATTGCGGCCATTCAGGCCACTGCGCAGCACGATGCAACCTCGCAGGCGGTTGCTGTCGCGCAGGCGACCGTGGCTCAAGCGGCGGACGAACTGGCCGCCCAAGTCAGCCTGATCACAAGCAAGGGAGCGAAGTATGTGATGGTCTACACCTTGCCGGATTCATCGCAGACGCCGTTTGGCCGCGGTTTGCCCTACACCGGCGCGACGCCTCCGCAAGCTCCGCCAGCCGGTTATGTGTGCGACAACACGGTCACGACGACACCCTGCTACCTGTTGTCGAATCTGGTGCAAGTGTTTAACCAACGCCTGCTCAATGATTTGCAAGGGCAGCCTGTCAAGGTGCTTGATGGCTATAGCCTGCTCAATCAGGAAATTGCCAACCCGTCGCAGTTTGGCTTCACTAATGTGACGACGCCGTGGTGTAACCCGGCCACCACGAGCTCTCTGCTCTGCAATGTGAACACGCCTGATACGGCAGCGGGTGCAAGCACGGCCAATCTCGACACTTGGCTGTTCGCCGATACCGTTCATCCCACACCCGCTGGCTACAAAATTATTGCCAGTACGACCCTGCAGTCGATGAAGAGTTTTGGTTGGACACAATAACACCGCAGCACTCATATCACTATTGAGGAGGATTCATGATGCGTCAATCGCGATTCAATGTTCTGCGTGCTGCCTTGATGGCTGCGGGGCTGATGGCCGGGGCGGTGTTTGCACCTGCCGCCATGGCTGACGATGCCGGGCCGCAAAACACTGTGTTTGTTGGACTGGCTTATTTGCAGAACCATTCCAAATCGGCCAACCTGAGCGGGTACAACACGCCACCCAATCTCAATCTGGATGTGGGCGATGCCACCACGCTGGGGCTGGTGTATGTGCGCGACCTGCCGGGGCCGTTCAGCTTCGAACTGGTGCTGGGCTACCCGCCGCGGGTACGCACCGATGCCGCAGGTTCGGGCTGGGGCGCGCTGCGGGGGGCGGGCGTGACGGATGTGGATGTCTACTCTCCGACGGCATTCATCAACTATCACTTCTTCGGCGACTATGCCAAGTGGGATCCCTTTGTCGGCGTGGGTCTGAACTACACCAAGTTCACCAATACCAAGGCCTTGCCGCCGCTGACCGGCGCGCAAGGCCCGACAAAGATCAACCTCTCGGATTCCTGGGGGGCGGCGGCGCACGTCGGCCTGATCTACCGCTTCAATTCCAAGTGGTCGGTGGTGGGTACCGTGGCCGTGGCAGACGTGCAGAGCAATCTGACTTCCACGTCCTATTCACCCGTCAACCCTTCGGTCATCACCTCGCAGGCGAAGACGCATATCAACTTCCATCCCATCATCTACACCCTGGCAGTGGGCTATAGTTTTTAAAAGCTTGCTCACGCTGCAAGTTGTGGAAAGAGGGGGCTTCGGCCCTCTTTTTTTGGATACCGCAAGCAGAAAAAATCTGTCTTTATATACAGCTGTGCTACATTGCGGCGCAGTGCTATTTAGACTTGAGGACCATGCCATGGAACAAGGGAAATCCGCAGTGAATCCAGAAAAAGCCAAGGCGCTTGCCGCCGCGCTGTCGCAGATCGAAAAGCAGTTCGGCAAGGGCACCATCATGCGCATGGATGATGGCGAGGCGCAACGCGACATTCAGGTGGTGTCCACCGGCTCGCTGGGCCTGGACATCGCCCTGGGCGTAGGCGGGCTGCCGCGTGGCCGGGTGGTGGAAATCTACGGGCCAGAGTCCTCGGGCAAGACCACGCTCACCCTGCAGGTCATTGCCGAAATGCAGAAGCTCGGCGGCACTTGCGCCTTCATCGATGCCGAGCATGCGCTCGACGTGCAATACGCCTCCAAACTCGGAGTGCAACTACCTGATTTGCTGATTTCCCAGCCCGATACCGGCGAGCAGGCGCTTGAAATCGTCGACGCGCTGGTGCGCTCCGGTTCGGTGGACATGATCGTGATCGACTCGGTGGCTGCGCTCACGCCCAAAGCCGAAATCGAGGGCGAGATGGGCGATTCGCTGCCGGGTCTGCAGGCCCGGCTGATGAGCCAGGCGCTACGCAAGCTCACCGCCAACATCAAGCGCACCAACTGCCTGGTCATTTTCATCAACCAGATCCGCATGAAAATCGGCGTGATGTTCGGCAATCCCGAAACGACGACCGGCGGCAACGCGCTCAAGTTCTACTCCTCTGTGCGCCTGGACATCCGCCGCATCGGCGCCATCAAGAAGGGCGAAGAAGTCGTCGGCTCCGAAACCCGCGTCAAGGTGGTGAAGAACAAGGTGGCGCCGCCGTTCAAACAGGCGGAGTTCGACATCCTCTATGGCGAAGGTATTTCGCGCGAAGGCGAAATCGTTGACCTGGGGGTGCTGGCCAAACTGGTGGAGAAGTCCGGCTCTTGGTATGCCTACAACGGCGAGAAAATCGGCCAGGGCAAGGACAACGCGCGCGAGTTTCTCAAGTCCAACCCCGACATCGCCCGCGAGATCGAAAACAAGGTCCGCGCCAGCCTCGGCGTGCCTGAGGCCAATGCGCTGATGACGGCCGATATGTCCGAGGAAGAGCAAGACTGAGTCCGTTGCCATGAGTTTGCCTCGCGCCCAGCCTTCTTTGCGTGCGCGGGCCGTGCGCTATCTCTCGCAACGGGAGCACAGCCCGTTGGAACTGCGGCGCAAACTGCTGCGCTATTGCGAGGCGCCCGAAGAGATCGATGCCCTGCTAGCCAGTCTGGAGCAGGCGGGTTTGCTCAGCAGTGAGCGTTTTGCTCAGTCGCTCATTCATCGGCGACAGCAGCGTTACGGCAATTTGCGCATCGCACAAGAACTCGACGCGCACGGTCTGTCGTCCGATGCTACGGCAAATCTGCGTCAGTCCCTGAAAGACAGCGAACTGACTCGCGCCCATGCCGCTTGGGCGCGAAAATTCCAGGCGCTTCCGCAAGACGCTGCCGAGCGGGCCAAACAGGCTCGGTTTTTGACTCAACGTGGCTTCAGCGGGGACGCCGTCCGCGCGGTTTTGCGCGGCGAGGGCACGGAAGACGTCGACTGACTTGCTGCGCCGCAGCAGGCTGCTACACTGATTCTTGCGCTTCATCAAAAATTGATCCACCATGCGCGACACTCCTGCCGCCCCGTCTTCGCCCAATCGCCGTCTGGTTCACCGCCGCAGTCTCAGTATCGAGGTCTATGCGCGAGAGGATGGCTTGTGGGATCTGCAGGCCGAATTGCGGGACGTGAAAACGCGCGATCTCACCCTGTCCGAACGCACCCGACCGGCGGGCATTCCGGTGCATGACATGTTGCTCATCGTCACCATCGACGACGCGCTCGACATCGTCGATGCCCGCTCGCACACTCTGTTCAGCCCTTACGACACCTGCGGCGATCACGATGACGCCTACCGGCGGCTGATCGGCCTCAATCTGCTGCGCGGATTTCGTTCCGCTGTGCGCGAGCGCCTGGGCGGCGTGCTGGGCTGCACCCATCTCACCGAATTGACGCAAGTGCTGCCGACCGCAGCCATTCAAGGGCTGGCCGGGCTAGCGACGATTACCTTGCCGGAGCCTCAAGAAAGCGCAGGGCCGCCCCAAGCTTTCTTGATCCCCTCGGGGGGCGGGTCGGCGAGCCGACCCAGGGGGCGTTTAGACACGGAGCGTGCCGCCGGTATGCCTTTTCAGCTCAACCGCTGCCACGCCCTGCGGCTGGACAGCCCAGCAGTCGCCGAGTTTTATCCCCGTTGGGCGCAACAAACCGCGCCACAACGCACCGAAGGCACAATGCCTGCACCACAAGTCGAGGACGAGACGCCATGAAAATTCATGAATATCAGGCCAAGCAACTATTGAGAGAACACGGTGTGCCGGTACCACGCGGCAAGCCCGCGTTTTCCGTCGATGAGGCCGTCGCCGCAGCGCAGGAGTTGGGTGGCCCGGTCTGGATGGTGAAGGCGCAGATTCACGCTGGCGGGCGGGGCAAGGGCGGCGGTGTCAAGCTGGCGCGAACGCTGGACGAAGTCCGGCAACTATCCCTGCAAATCCTGGGGATGCAGCTCGTCACCCATCAAACCGGCCCTGCGGGGCAGAAAGTGCGACGGCTGCTGATCGAGGATGGCGCCGATATCCAAAAAGAGTATTACGTCGCCGTGCTCACCGACCGTGCCACGCAAAAAGTGGCCGTCATGGCGTCGAGCGAAGGCGGCATGGACATCGAAGAGGTCGCCGCCAAGACGCCGGAGAAAATTCTCAAGGTGTTTGTCGATCCGCTGGTTGGCCTGCAGGACGCGCAAGGTCTGGAACTGGCCGCGGGCATCGGCATTCCGCTCGCCTCGCAGGCCCAGGCGATCGACGTGTTCAAGAAGCTCTACCAGTGCTATATGGACACCGACGCCTCGCTGGTGGAAATCAACCCGCTGATTCTCGAAGGCAACGGCCAGATCAAGGCGCTCGATGCCAAGTTCAACATCGACGACAACGCACTGTTCCGTCACCCCGAAATCGAGGCGCTGCGCGATCTCGATGAGGAAGACCCGGCCGAGGTGCAGGCGCACAAATTCGACCTCGCCTACATCCAGCTCGACGGCAATATCGGCTGCCTGGTCAACGGCGCCGGGCTGGCGATGGCGACGATGGACACCATCAAGCTGTTCGGCGGCTCGCCCGCCAACTTTCTCGATGTGGGCGGCGGCGCCACCACCGAAAAGGTGACCGAGGCGTTCAAGATCATGCTGCACAACCCGCATGTCAAGGCGATTCTGGTCAACATCTTCGGCGGCATCATGCGCTGCGACACCATTGCCGAAGGCGTGATTGCCGCCTCGCGCACCGTGGGCCTGAGCGTGCCGCTGGTGGTGCGCATGAAAGGCACCAATGAGGAGATCGGGCGCAAGATGCTGGCCGACTCCGGCCTGCCCATCATCAGCGCCAACACCATGGGCGAGGCGGCGCAAGCCGCCGTTCATGCCGCGCAGGCCTGAGCCGCCCCCCACAGAACAAGAGGACAACATGGCTATCCTGATCAATCAAGACACCAAGGTCATCACCCAGGGCATCACCGGCAAAACAGGGCAGTTTCATACCCGCATGTGCCGCGACTATGCCAATGGCAAGAACTGCTTCGTCGCCGGTGTCAACCCTAAAAAGGCCGGCGAAGATTTCGAGGGCATTCCCATTTACGGCACCGTGGCCGACGCCAAGGCAGCCACGGGCGCCACGGTTTCCGTCATCTATGTGCCCCCGGCAGGCGCGGCTGCCGCCATCTGGGAGGCGGTGGAGGCCGATCTCGATCTGGCGATCTGCATCACCGAGGGCATTCCCGTGAAGGACATGCTGCTGGTGCGCAACCGCATGAAGGACAAGGAGGCGGCCGGTGGCAAGAAGACCCTGTTGCTCGGGCCGAACTGTCCCGGCCTGATTACGCCCGATGAAATCAAGATCGGCATCATGCCCGGACACATTCACCGCAAGGGTCGCATCGGCATCGTCTCGCGCTCGGGCACGCTCACTTACGAGGCGGTGGCGCAGGTCACCGAACTCGGGCTGGGCCAGAGCAGCGCGGTGGGCATCGGTGGCGACCCGATCAACGGTCTCAAGCACATCGACATCATGCGGGCGTTCAACGACGACCCCGATACCGATGCGGTCATCATGATCGGCGAGATCGGCGGCTCTGACGAAGCCGAAGCCGCGCGCTGGTGCAAAGCCCACATGAAAAAGCCGGTGGTCGGCTTCATCGCGGGCGTCACCGCGCCTCCGGGCAAGCGCATGGGCCATGCCGGGGCACTGATCTCCGGCGGGGCCGACACGGCCGATGCCAAGCTCGCCATCATGGAGGAATGTGGCTTTACCGTGACGCGCAATCCGTCTGAAATGGGCAAACTTCTCAAGCAAGTCCTGCGCTGATCCATGCGAACGCCGGGGCTGCCCCCGGTTACAAACGGTATGATGCAAGACAAGTCCCGATGGGACTGCATCGATACCTCCTGGGGCAGCCATCGGCATGGAACACTATCTCACCGTCGAGTTCTTGACGGCCATCGGTCAGATCGTTCTGATCGACATTCTTCTGGGCGGAGACAACGCCGTGGTCATTGCATTGGCCACGCGCAAGCTCCCGCCGCATCAACGCAAGCTCGGCATTCTTTGGGGTACCGCGGGCGCCATCGTGCTGCGTGTGGTGTTGATTTTTTTCGCGCTGACCCTGCTCAAGCTGCCTTTGCTCAAGATTGTCGGTGCATTGCTGCTGTTTTGGATCGGCATCAAGCTGCTCGCCCCGCAAGAGGAAGAGGGGCACGGCGATGTGCAGGCGGCGGACAAGCTGTGGGCTGCGGTCAAGACCGTGATCATCGCCGACTTTGTGATGAGCCTGGACAACGTGATCGCCATTGCCGGTGCAGCGCAAAACGCCGGGGAGCAGCACAGCATGCTGCTGGTGGTCTTCGGTCTGCTGCTGAGCGTGCCCATCATTGTCTGGGGCAGCCAGTTGGTCATCCGTCTGATGCAGCGCTTTCCGGTGGTGATCACCCTCGGGGCCATGCTGCTGGGCTGGATTGCCGGTGGCCTGCTGGTCACCGATCCTGCAGTGGAGCACTGGGTTGAAGCGCTGCCCTGGGCGGCCTACGCAGAAAAAATTGCCGGGCTGATCGGCGCCATCGTGGTGTGGGCCGTGGCAAAGCTGATTTATCGCCGCCCCTCGGCTTCTGCGGCATGAGCACCATCATGGCCAAAACGCCCAGTTCCAGCCCCGCCCTGCAGTATGAAATGATCAGCCTCACCCATACTGGGCGGGTGCGCGAGCACAACGAAGACGCGGTGGCGTTCGATGCCCTGGCGCAGGTTGCCGTGCTGGCCGATGGCATGGGGGGCTACGCTGCTGGAGAGGTAGCCAGCGGCATGGCGACGGCGCAGATTTGCGCGCGCATTGCCCGCCTGAAGGCCGACTATCCGAAGGTGACTGCGCTCGATCTGTCCACCGAACTTCGTTTTGCGGTGCGCCATGTCAACGCCGAGATTCTGCGGGCCGCGCGCAGCAATGCGCAGTATGCCGGGATGGGCGCCACGCTGGTTGCCGTGGCGTTTACTGGAAATGTGGCGGTGATCGCCCATGCAGGGGATTCTCGCGCTTATCTGCTGCGGCAGAATCAACTGCGCCTGCTCACGCACGACCACTCGGCCCTGCAGGAGCAGATCGACATGGGGCTGATTCTGCCCGAGGACGCGGAAACGATAGGCGGCAAGAATCTGGTGACGCGGGCGCTAGGCGTGGATGCTCGGCTCGACCCGGATGTCGCCATGCATCCCATGATGGCGGGGGATTTGTTGCTTCTGTGTTCGGATGGCTTGAACGATATGTTGACAGATGCCAAAATTGAAAACATATTGCGGCAATATGCTGAACATCCTGCGGCGGCTGCGCGCCAGCTGGTGGATGACGCTAATGTGGCTGGTGGGCGCGACAACGTTTCCGTCATTCTGGTGACTGTGCGCTGACTTAGCCGATGCGTTTTTCTATTCTGATCTGACTCATTAAACGGACTTCAAATCGTGGCCAAACTCGTGATTACCCTGGATGGCAAGGTTTTGAAAGAGGTCGTGCTCAGTAAAGACCGCACGACGCTCGGGCGTCGTCCGTACAACGATGTGGTCATCGACAACCTGGCGGTCAGCGGTGAGCACGCCGTGTTGCTGCGCGATAGCGGAACGGATGCCGAGAGCTACACCATTCAAGACCTGGGCAGCACCAACGGCACCTATCTGAACGGCGCGCCCATCAAGTCCAGCCCCTTCCGCGAAGGCGACACGGTCGATATCGGCAAGTACAGCCTGCGGCTGTTGTCCGATACGCGTCAGACCACCTTCGGCCCGTCACGCTTTGGCGCCACTACCGGGTTTGGCAATTCCCGTTTCGGTAATTCGGGTTTTTCAGATTCGCGCACCCGGGCGGGAGATGCCGAGCGCAGCTACAAGATCAAGGTGCTCAGCGGGGATGCGGCAGGGCGGGAAATTCTGCTCAGCAAGGAGCAGACCACCTTCGGCCAGCGCGGCACCCTGGTGGTCAGCGTGATGCACAAGCCGCGCGGCTACGAACTGGTGCAGGTCGAAGGCGAAAAGCGGGCGCAGGTCAATGGCGTCTCGCTCGGCCTCATGCCGGTGGTGCTGCGCTCCGGCGATGTGATCAACCTCACCGGCATTCAGTTGCAGTTTCTGCAGGTCTGAGCACTGCCTAGCTCGGGGGAGTGCGCCAAGCAAAACGCCCGCAAGGACTATGGTCGATGCGGGCGTTTTTCTGCAGCGGGCTGTTTAGCGAGGCACGCGCATGACCTTGAGCATATTGGTGCCACCCGCCGTGCCGATCGGCTCGCCGCAGGTGATGGCGTAGCTGTCGCCGGAGGCCACGGCGTTTTTCTCGATCAACCGGGCTTCGGCCTGGTTGAGCAGGGCGTCGCGGTCGGTGGTGCTGAAGCTCAGCAGCATCGGGCGCACATTGCGATACAGCGCCATGCGTCGCACCGAGGTTTCGCTGCGCGACAGGGCATAAATCGGCACATTGACACGGTGGCGGCTCATCCACAGCGCGGTGGAGCCTGATTCGGTCAGCGCCACAATGGCCTTGCAGCCGAGATGGTGCGCGGTGAACAGCGCGGCCATGGCGATCGACTGGTCGATGCGAGTGAACTGCTTGTTGACGAAGTCGTGTTCGAGCTTGACCTCTTCGTAGGTTTCCGCCGCCTCGCAGATGCTGGCCATCGCCTCGACCGTTTCCACCGGGTACTTGCCTGCCGCCGTTTCCGCCGACAGCATGACCGCGTCGGTGCCATCGAGCACCGCATTGGCGACGTCGGACACTTCGGCGCGGGTGGGTACGGCGTTGACGATCATCGACTCCATCATCTGCGTGGCGGTGATCACCACACGATCCATTTCGCGCGCCAT encodes the following:
- a CDS encoding SGNH/GDSL hydrolase family protein, with the translated sequence MAFGDSLSDDGAYTLAAVSTYGATVQFKGLPYPAGGQFTVNGDATGNWTGVLASNLNLGLTPNVIGYGTKAGVMYLGAAGPTATPAFCAFSAPVSSGQANCTNFAQGGSMVSNPNGIGHSGGALTLPVTTQVQNYLTQFGGSFNSNQLVTVLAGNNDVFTALGTVSATVTQAVTQAVTSALQQNPSLTQAQIAAIQATAQHDATSQAVAVAQATVAQAADELAAQVSLITSKGAKYVMVYTLPDSSQTPFGRGLPYTGATPPQAPPAGYVCDNTVTTTPCYLLSNLVQVFNQRLLNDLQGQPVKVLDGYSLLNQEIANPSQFGFTNVTTPWCNPATTSSLLCNVNTPDTAAGASTANLDTWLFADTVHPTPAGYKIIASTTLQSMKSFGWTQ
- a CDS encoding OmpW/AlkL family protein is translated as MRQSRFNVLRAALMAAGLMAGAVFAPAAMADDAGPQNTVFVGLAYLQNHSKSANLSGYNTPPNLNLDVGDATTLGLVYVRDLPGPFSFELVLGYPPRVRTDAAGSGWGALRGAGVTDVDVYSPTAFINYHFFGDYAKWDPFVGVGLNYTKFTNTKALPPLTGAQGPTKINLSDSWGAAAHVGLIYRFNSKWSVVGTVAVADVQSNLTSTSYSPVNPSVITSQAKTHINFHPIIYTLAVGYSF
- the recA gene encoding recombinase RecA; translation: MEQGKSAVNPEKAKALAAALSQIEKQFGKGTIMRMDDGEAQRDIQVVSTGSLGLDIALGVGGLPRGRVVEIYGPESSGKTTLTLQVIAEMQKLGGTCAFIDAEHALDVQYASKLGVQLPDLLISQPDTGEQALEIVDALVRSGSVDMIVIDSVAALTPKAEIEGEMGDSLPGLQARLMSQALRKLTANIKRTNCLVIFINQIRMKIGVMFGNPETTTGGNALKFYSSVRLDIRRIGAIKKGEEVVGSETRVKVVKNKVAPPFKQAEFDILYGEGISREGEIVDLGVLAKLVEKSGSWYAYNGEKIGQGKDNAREFLKSNPDIAREIENKVRASLGVPEANALMTADMSEEEQD
- the recX gene encoding recombination regulator RecX translates to MSLPRAQPSLRARAVRYLSQREHSPLELRRKLLRYCEAPEEIDALLASLEQAGLLSSERFAQSLIHRRQQRYGNLRIAQELDAHGLSSDATANLRQSLKDSELTRAHAAWARKFQALPQDAAERAKQARFLTQRGFSGDAVRAVLRGEGTEDVD
- a CDS encoding DUF2889 domain-containing protein, yielding MRDTPAAPSSPNRRLVHRRSLSIEVYAREDGLWDLQAELRDVKTRDLTLSERTRPAGIPVHDMLLIVTIDDALDIVDARSHTLFSPYDTCGDHDDAYRRLIGLNLLRGFRSAVRERLGGVLGCTHLTELTQVLPTAAIQGLAGLATITLPEPQESAGPPQAFLIPSGGGSASRPRGRLDTERAAGMPFQLNRCHALRLDSPAVAEFYPRWAQQTAPQRTEGTMPAPQVEDETP
- the sucC gene encoding ADP-forming succinate--CoA ligase subunit beta gives rise to the protein MKIHEYQAKQLLREHGVPVPRGKPAFSVDEAVAAAQELGGPVWMVKAQIHAGGRGKGGGVKLARTLDEVRQLSLQILGMQLVTHQTGPAGQKVRRLLIEDGADIQKEYYVAVLTDRATQKVAVMASSEGGMDIEEVAAKTPEKILKVFVDPLVGLQDAQGLELAAGIGIPLASQAQAIDVFKKLYQCYMDTDASLVEINPLILEGNGQIKALDAKFNIDDNALFRHPEIEALRDLDEEDPAEVQAHKFDLAYIQLDGNIGCLVNGAGLAMATMDTIKLFGGSPANFLDVGGGATTEKVTEAFKIMLHNPHVKAILVNIFGGIMRCDTIAEGVIAASRTVGLSVPLVVRMKGTNEEIGRKMLADSGLPIISANTMGEAAQAAVHAAQA
- the sucD gene encoding succinate--CoA ligase subunit alpha; translation: MAILINQDTKVITQGITGKTGQFHTRMCRDYANGKNCFVAGVNPKKAGEDFEGIPIYGTVADAKAATGATVSVIYVPPAGAAAAIWEAVEADLDLAICITEGIPVKDMLLVRNRMKDKEAAGGKKTLLLGPNCPGLITPDEIKIGIMPGHIHRKGRIGIVSRSGTLTYEAVAQVTELGLGQSSAVGIGGDPINGLKHIDIMRAFNDDPDTDAVIMIGEIGGSDEAEAARWCKAHMKKPVVGFIAGVTAPPGKRMGHAGALISGGADTADAKLAIMEECGFTVTRNPSEMGKLLKQVLR
- a CDS encoding TerC family protein; its protein translation is MEHYLTVEFLTAIGQIVLIDILLGGDNAVVIALATRKLPPHQRKLGILWGTAGAIVLRVVLIFFALTLLKLPLLKIVGALLLFWIGIKLLAPQEEEGHGDVQAADKLWAAVKTVIIADFVMSLDNVIAIAGAAQNAGEQHSMLLVVFGLLLSVPIIVWGSQLVIRLMQRFPVVITLGAMLLGWIAGGLLVTDPAVEHWVEALPWAAYAEKIAGLIGAIVVWAVAKLIYRRPSASAA
- a CDS encoding Stp1/IreP family PP2C-type Ser/Thr phosphatase — protein: MSTIMAKTPSSSPALQYEMISLTHTGRVREHNEDAVAFDALAQVAVLADGMGGYAAGEVASGMATAQICARIARLKADYPKVTALDLSTELRFAVRHVNAEILRAARSNAQYAGMGATLVAVAFTGNVAVIAHAGDSRAYLLRQNQLRLLTHDHSALQEQIDMGLILPEDAETIGGKNLVTRALGVDARLDPDVAMHPMMAGDLLLLCSDGLNDMLTDAKIENILRQYAEHPAAAARQLVDDANVAGGRDNVSVILVTVR
- a CDS encoding FHA domain-containing protein, with the protein product MAKLVITLDGKVLKEVVLSKDRTTLGRRPYNDVVIDNLAVSGEHAVLLRDSGTDAESYTIQDLGSTNGTYLNGAPIKSSPFREGDTVDIGKYSLRLLSDTRQTTFGPSRFGATTGFGNSRFGNSGFSDSRTRAGDAERSYKIKVLSGDAAGREILLSKEQTTFGQRGTLVVSVMHKPRGYELVQVEGEKRAQVNGVSLGLMPVVLRSGDVINLTGIQLQFLQV